Part of the Oncorhynchus masou masou isolate Uvic2021 chromosome 24, UVic_Omas_1.1, whole genome shotgun sequence genome is shown below.
CTGTTACTCCTTCCTCCTATCAAAGGATTAACAAAACCACAATACGAAACAATATTGAACAGAATAAGGAGAAAGGCTGGGGTCGTCAACCCCTCCCTTGGCGCAGCAGCATGAGAGTTAGGGCGCTGACATTATGATTAAAGCTGACCGTTTGTAATGTGTCTGGGGTCCCTTAGAAAGCAGTAAAAAGGGATAATGTGCTCGAACTGCGAACTCAAACCCAGCACCTGCCCCGCCAGacactgtcagagagagagagggagagagagagggagaggaggagcaggggcGGAGGTGGGGAGCGCCCCCGCCCTCCGATCAATTAGTCAATCAATTAGCAGGCCTCTACTCCACGCGAGGCAGATTAACTGTAGTAATGATCAAATGAATTCCTAATCGCAGATAACGGACCTGGAATGTGTTTATTATTTTCAGGAAAAAAATAGTTAAGGTTCCGTATTAGTTCCAGAACTGTTTGTTGGATTATCTGACCAATTTACCATGCACACGGCTAATAAAATACGTTCTATTCCTTCAATGAAGTCATTGTGCAGTACTTGTGTCTACAGTGGCCTGTAATAGCATGGTGTGCATTTCCCCCCGAGGGTTGTCTCAGTGGTATGCTATTATTAAATTGTAGCTAATTATGTTAGGGATATGGGGTTTGTTCTTTGAGGGAATCTTCCAAACAAAGTATTTTACAATAGTAAGTGAAAAGGTGTAAATGgtagtctatatctatacctagcATAATAGGCAAAGGGAGAATCATGACCAATCCAAACTTCATGCCGATGTGAAACATGTAGAATATTATTCTCTCCATTCACTTCAACACTATACATCTTGCATAGGAAATAATAAGGGTATACTACAGTGTAATAACAATGTGTTATGTTGTCTTGCAATAGGCCTATTTTTGACAATATTATTTAGTCAAATTCCCCCAAAAACGATTGAATACTTGtgattgaaaaaaggtcaaagaAAACTCACTGAAGCTCATCGTTAAAAGACTCCTGATTAACTTCCATGGTTGCACCTGTTTCAAATTTTCTCATAGCCTCGTGAGTGGGAAATTCATCCCCAGTCTGTCCTTTTAAATTGTGAATCAGGCCTACGTATTAGGTAAGTAATTTGCTACAGTtcaatgtgtgtaaatatatacaCAAAAACAAAATCAAACAGGCACAAAAAACGACACACAACATAAGACTTGAAAATTAGAAACCTTTACCTACACACAATTCATAGCCTAAACAATTCTCCCTTTTCAACCAAAGGTCCAATGTAATTGAATGTGGGTTATAATAAGAAACATGTTGCATCAGTTTCTAAATGGAAGTCGATGGATACTATGCCTATGCAAAACGTTTTGTGCTGCATATTTCTGGCAGAGAGAGATGTCTGTTGAAGTAATTTAATAGCCTAAGATGTGTGATTTGTCTGTGCCATAAGGCCTATATTTGTCTACCTTCACTATCGGATTCAAAGAGGGACGTAAAGATGGAATAAACGACAGCCTTTCCTTATCGCCTCTCATCCTATCTCAGAACCTCAACATGAGTTTGAAATTTCCGGGCTTAGTTTGAGCGTGTGATTGGTCCAAGAGGAGCTTACCTACATGCAAATGAGCCAACGCTACAATACTGCCTTTAGTCCAGAGCGCGTGGAAGTCGACCATTCAATACATTCATGTTCCCTGAGCTCCAGGAAAAAACAACCCAAGCATCCCAATTTAAAAAAAGGTTTTACTAAACAAAATACTATTTTCGAACTCTTTTACACAAGAGGAGTCCTCACAGACCAATAATAAGAAAACAATTATACAAAAACTATACGATATAGCCCAATCTTACTGTTATGAGTCGAGAATGAGTACCACAGAAGACAACGGAAGCAAGTGCTCTTCGGCCCCTATTTCCACCTTCACTATTCAGTCGATATTGGGCAAGTCGTCGGAGAAGCCACGGTCCGGGGCGAAGGAGAGTTCCAAGGGACTGCAGCTGGCGAGGACGCGCTTGCTCTCGGTTTCTTCGGAAGAGGAGTGCAGCGGTGGGGAGGACTCTGCAGACTGTTTCTGCTCGGATCCTGGTCACAGAGAGCCATGCAACCAACATCAACCACTTAATTTTTCATGTTTAGGTGAGTAGATTACTGAATGTAATTTGTGTTGTGCGTAAAACGTAATAATCTTTGCTTTAAAGTAGATTTTTCTTGAATTGATTATCGTCGCTGACATTTTGCATTTCGAAAATAAACGCTTATTTTCCAAGTAAAAAAGTTAAGTAGGCTATATATTGTATAAATCTATGGCATCTAACGGGATAATATCACTATTAATAGTAGCCTAATAATAGGTCAACAGTAGACTAAGGTAGGCTAGGCCAAATTATACACGTATTTATGATACATTTAGCCTAATCCTTGCTGCAATTTAAGCTTGTAAACTTCGATAACTCAATAGTAGCCTGTTTGTGTCTGCATATAGGTAGACTATCACTTCACTTTGTTTAATGTGTCGTATTACTGCTAGATCAGCGAACAGGGGAAAGGTCAAATAATTAACAGGATGTTTCCCCCTTCATTCCAAATTTAATCGAGTCTTCTAATTGATTAAACATGTTTCCACAATGACTGCACTACATTTCGTCAATTGAGCGTTAAATGTAACCTGATTTAATTAATAGTGTGCACCAGGCAGAGTCATATTAAATTGTTTATTTAAAAGGCCACTTACAACCTTTCAACGGTCAATTAATGAGTCAAAGTTCACACTTAATGCACTCTTGTACCGAGTATCGAATAATGTTCTTCTTTTAATAGGGATGTTCTCCAAACCTGGGTAGGCCAAAACAAAGCCTTTGAAAAATAAGTGTGAAACCTTTGAGACATATTCTACATTTTGTGACATAATTGATAACCTGATATAAAGGCAATAGACTAAAGCGTCCAGTAGCCTATCTTATGTTGATGCATATTTCTTGAGGGTAGGCCTACACCATTTATCAATGTTGGTAGGCTATAGATGATATCGAGGAGGACAGTTTTTAAATATTTTGAAATTATTTTGAAGTTAACctactgttcttaggccgtcattgaaaataaaaactgacttgcctagttgaataagaGGTAAAATAAAATACTGGTATTTTTCCCCAATGCAGGTGCAACCAAGGGACTTATTTCAGGCCAAGACGGGATTGCACGGCGACCGCACTTGACACAGCCTCTGCTGCAGGATTACAAAGAGGAACAAGAGAGACCATGCAATCCAATGTCACCTATttcagaagagagacagacagacggtgcGGACAAGCAGACAAACTCGTCCAAGAAGAAGACTCGTACCGTCTTCTCGCGGAGTCAGGTGTACCAGCTCGAGTCCACATTTGATATGAAGAGGTATTTGAGCAGCTCCGAGCGAGCCTGCTTGGCATCAAGTCTACAGCTAACAGAAACTCAAGTGAAGACGTGGTTTCAGAACCGCAGAAACAAATGGAAACGACAACTGTCTGCGGAACTGGAGGCTGCGAACATGGCACACGCATCCGCACAGACACTGGTCGGAATGCCGCTTGTTTTTAGAGATAACTCCCTGCTCCGGGTACCAGTTCCAAGATCTATTGCTTTTCCAACGCCACTATACTATCCCGGCAGCAGCCTACAAGGGTTACCACTGTACAATCTGTATAACAAGATTGAATATTGACTCAATGCCTGTGATGACAGTCCAAAATAATAACACGTTAACACGCGACAGTACTTTCTTATAAATGTCTGCCAAACTCATGTCTATTATATAACTTTATTTGTTGAAAAAAATATGTCTTATTATGCAGCAACTGTATGTTTTAACAAGAAAGCAACAAGCTTCTCTAAATGTATAAAATACACCATGTGTATAATAATTATTTTCAACCTTGATTTTGCGTTCTTCTCCCTGGTTTAACGCGTTATACATTACGAGAATGTAGACACTGAAATACAGATGTTATCAAGTGGACTGTTTCCCAAACGAATTATGAATGCATTCAAACACAGTTTTAAATGTAATGTGAATGTGAATATGAAATATTGAGGTCCAACGACCTTAATCTGTTAAAAAATACTGGAAGAAATTGGGTTTATACATTTGGGGATATGGAAGTGCAAACTCGTTGCTTCGATTTTGGGGAAATGTTATTGTAATCATAGGCCCACCAAATAAACTGCTAATTCAATACATTTTCTATATCAGTGAAACATGGATTGGGATTTATTGTACATTGACCGTGTTTAATATTTATTTCGACATCTCAATTGTGGCATTCAATCCAGTTTTGGAAAAACAGGAAAGGAAAAACGAATTTCATATGTACAATATAAAATAGCTTACATATTTAAAATATTCACACTGCAGCTCAACGATTATTAAAGAAAAACctatatttgttatttttctgtGTAACTTTCTGCCATGGAAGTTTCAATCAACATGACATCCAGCTACAGTTGGCCAAACTCTCTTATAAACATATGACTCTGCAACTAACTAGGCCTCAAAAGGTGAACAATGATACTAAAACACCCTCTTAGCCAGTGGCATAAGCCTCCAGTGCGCCAACATTCATATTAAAAACATCTAGATTGTCTGGTAACCTTAAAACAATGTAGGACACTGTTTTTCCGTATTCAACATATATTTATCAAATGTGAACAATGTAGTATTATACCCTAAGCCTCATAGGTCTGTAACAAGTGCTCATTTGCCTACTACGAACAGTGTAACAAACAAACTATGCTATTAACAACAAAGTGTTGTGAACATTCTTCTACCAGAAGGGGACTACAGTTTCAAAATGATCTATGTATACAAGTGATTTCAGGTGTAGCCTTCCCCTGCAGTATTACTGGCTGCAGAGGGGTTTATGTGCTGCTTCCCTTCAACCATGGACACATAATGAGTTAAGATTGTGTCAAACGCTTTGGTTATATTTATGTTGCCTGTCTTAAACACAAAGACTCTTTTCATCTGTCATCACAGTCCTTTGGCGAGTTAGCCAATGTGAAATGTGTCATATGTACTTATGAGTGTCAACTCAGTGGTCTGCTTAACCTATTTCAGTGGAAGGGAAAGAGATGTACACCATCAGCAACCAATCAGAGTCATGGCGGCATATTCTGAGATTTGAAGTGTGCATTACAGGAACGCCTAGCCTTGTTGGAGGGAATGTAAATAAGCAGTGCCATTGTTAAAGTTCAAGACTCACCGCATCATTGTGTGATGCTTTTCCTTTTCCAGCTAGCCcaccactcaaatcaaatcaaactttatttgccacatgatCCGAAtccaagtgtagactttacagtggaatgcttacttacaagcccttgacCAACAGTACAGTTCGAgaataagaaaatatttaccaagtagactaaaatagaaagtaataataaaaagtacgcaataagaataacaataacaaggctatatacaggtggcaccggTACCGAGTGTGCGGGGTACAGGCTAAGGGGagctgtacatgtaggtgggggcaaagtgactatgcataggtaacactGTATCGGTTACAGTGAAAAATACATGTTCAAATATTAGAAAAGGCTTTCTGACAAAGAAACCTGTTTCGAAATGGCATACCACTTTGAGTGTTTATAGGGAGAAAACATATACCTAACTCTTAAATAATTGATTGGTGTAGGCCCAATTGATAGCAGTTTCATTGTCTATTGCAGGATTACAGTCTAGTTGTAACAAGTGTATATTGTACAATATTAGGTAATACATAACGTAGGCCTATAAGAATGGGGCCAACTCCATTTCAACTCAGGTCAATTCATGAAATTAATTGAAATTGAAGCAATGTAAAACTTTTGCCTGGAGCTTAGATTGCTTTTAAACATAACAGACAACCTAGGTACGTTTCTACCAAAGTTATTATAGTAAACtaaaactgaaagtaaaacaAAACGAATAATAAAACAATATTATTTGGTGCATCTTTGTCATCTCACCTAACCTATGACCTGACCCATCACCTTTATGCATTACTGCCCCACAGTGGCAAGAAGAGACATTCCACAAAACAAAACAATTGTACAACACAAAAATGGCTCCTAGCCTCCCATAGGCTACTTCATTTCACTAACACTAAAACGAAATAATAGAAAAACTAAATGTTTTTATCATACTTAAACTAAGTGACTAGTAAATCAGATCTGAAAACGAACTGAAACTAAACTGAATTTCGAATAAAAATCTTAAAACTAATAGaaatgaaaataaatataaaaacagACCTATAATCTTGGTTTCAACGATTGAAACATACATATTACACACATTTTAGTTTTCCATGACCGCAGATAAGGCGATAAAAAAACCTGATAACTATTTTTGTACCATTGTACAATAATACAGCACATGGAAAATGGTTGGAATTACACATTTTGGAAAGAACTCTGTCCTTTTGTATCTTCTTTGTACCTTTTGTATCTTTGCTTGCTCTTACAATATTAGGCTACAGTATTTGGTTGCTCTAAGGTTAATATGCCCAATCAAaccgcacgcacgcgcacgcacacacacacacacacgcacacgcacacacacgcacacacacacacacacacacacacacacacacacacacacacacacacacacacacacacacacacacacacacacacacacacacacacacacacacacacacacacacacacacacacacacacacacacacacaaacgcacacctctccctctctctctcggtgctAATGGCTATACATTACCCTGCAGCATCATGACTAGCGAGGCTCTGTTGCCCAGCAGATTATTCCTGACCCAATTCCTGCAACTGCCGCTCGGTGTTCTGGGCAAATGGATCACGTTAGACAACATAAGTGATTTATGGGTAACTGATGCTGGCGGAGAGGTGCAGGGGGATGAATTTGTGaaagaaaggaaagggagagaacacAGTGAAAGAGACAGACCGTTCATGAAAAGGAGGAATAGCGTTGTGTGAATGAAGCTGTTTATTAGTTTTACAGCGGTCATTATGCCATCATGTTTGACGGTAATACACTACTCTCCTGGATGGAAACTTGTGCACTGCTGACTTGTGGGATATCTGCATGACCTGTTACATGGGGTTGTTTGATttacaggagagagatagaaagggttGGAGAGACTGAgcggtgagggagagagagagagataaagaaaaaaGTGAGAGGGGCTTGTGTTATACATCTCCCAAATGGCAGGTATGAATTACACATTTTAATAGTGAGGCAATGAAAATGATTTGAAGTGGTTTAAACACCAAAAGAAATAGTGGCTGGAATCACTGTGAAGATTTCTTGAGATTATGTGTTGTGCTTTAGGATTGATCAAACCTGCCTGGTAAAGTGAAAAGCAAGTGTAATTCACTTTGTGGTATAATTTATGGCAAGAATAATGGCAACTGTAGAAAGAGGGGCAGGGAAAAGATGAGCTGAAGGATTTCCAGGATATTTCTTTCATCCCTAGAGGAAACTATCTACAGGACTCCTAAGGTTTACATTTTACTCAGCTTTTCCTGTGTGGCAGTCCTAAAATGGATACAAAAATTACAATTATTTGtttagctacagttgaagtcggaagtttacataaaccttagccaaatacatttaacctcagtttttcacaattcctgacatttaattcgagttaaaattccctgtcttaggtcagttaggatcatcactttattttagaaatatgaaatgtcagaataatagtagagagaatgatttaatttcagcttttatttctttcatcacattcccagtgtgtcagaagtttacatacactcaattaatacttggtagcattgcctttaaattgtttaacttgggtcaaacatttcgggtagccttccacaaggttccaacaataagttgggtgaattttagccaattcctcctgacagagctggtgtaactgagtcaggtttgtaggcctccttgctcgcacacactttttcagttatgcccacaaatgttctataagattgaggtcagggctttgtgatggccactccaataccttgacgttgttgtccttaagccattttgccacaactttggaagtatgcttggggtcattgtccatttggaagagccatttgcgaccaagctttaacttcctgactgatgtcttgagatgttgcttcaatatatccacatacttttcttccctcatgatgccatctatttgtgaagtgcatcagtcccccctgcagcaaagcacccccacaacatgatgctgccacccccgtgcttcacggttgggatggtgttcttcggtttgcaagcctccccctttttcctccaaacataacaatggtcattatggccaaacagttatattttttctcatcagaccagaggacatctctccaaaaagtatgatctttgtccccatgtgcagttgcaagcgGCTTttcatggcagttttggagcagtggcttcttccttgctgagcggcctttcaggttatgtcaatataggactcgtttttactgtggatatagatacttttgtacctgtttcctccagcatcttcacagggtcctttgttgttgctctgggattgattttcacttttcgcaccaaagtacattaatctctaggagacagaacacgtctccttcttgagcggtatgatggctgcgtggtcccatggtgtttatgcttgctattgtttgtacagatgaacgtggtaccttcaggcatttggaaattgcaggcgtttggaggtcttggctgatttcttttgattttcccatgatgttaagcaaaagaggcactgagtttgaaggtaggccttgaaatacatccacaggtacacctccaattgactcaaatgatgtcaattcgccAATCCTAAGATTCTAAAAACATGACATGATTTTCTgcaattttcaaagctgtttaaaggcacagtcaacttagtgtatgtaaacttcacaAGGGAACTTGTGTACATTTATACAGCACACTCATAGGAACAAAgatgctatctagaaccaaaagggttcttcggctggcCCCATAGGTGATCACTTTGAAGAACCTGTTGATCAATGTAGTACCTTTTCCACATAGGGTCGTACATGGAAcgcaaaagagttctacctggaaccaaaaagggttattctatggggacagccgtaGAACCCGTTTGGAACACTTTTCTGAGTGTAATGTAGGGGAAGGTTATAAAACATAGCACCTTGACGAGATGCAGGGTCATGAGGTTGCTTCCAGAAATTAGTTCTAAAAGCGATCGCAATGCATTAAGCCAGACAACTCTCAAGACTTGTTTTGCTCCTTAACTGAATTTGAGGAAGGAATAATGAGATTCTTGAGGCAGGCCTGTCATCCCTCGCCATTTACCAGCTCCCTGTATTTATGGTCTAATGTTTAAAAAAGAGAGCTTGAGCCAGAAGTGATTTTTCATGATTCTGTTTTACATTAACTGGAAATGGGTGGGCTAAAGGGAAATTGTGTTtgcatgacccccccccccctaatgttAGAATCAccgtttgacagtgattacagctgtgagtctttatgtgtaagtctaagagctttgcaaacctggattgtacagtatttgcacattattcttttttaaattcttcaagctctgtccagTTGGTTGTTGCTCTGTCCAGTTGGTTGTTGATCCTTTCTAGACAACTGTTGAagctgagtttacaaaacattaagaacacatgctctttacatgacagactgatcaggtgaaagctatgatccctgatTTATGTCACTTATTTAATACACTTCAATTCGATTTTTAcgtcttgagacaattgagacatggattgtgtatgtgtgccattcagagggtgaacaggcaagacaaaataattgtgtatggtaataggtgccagggCATTCTACCAAAGAATTTTAAAACTTAGACACTGTCTTGTTGGCCTAAtgttatatcctaatttgactttggtgcaggtcatatTGTTCTTCACATTACAGTCTCGTGAAAACACACAGTATATGAAATAAAATCCgagtgtatttgtcacatgcacaaacATAGAAACTGTCAACTGTACAGTGAAATAGTTatttgcatagtggagtcttttgtttagacatgtagctagctaaataatAAACCATAATACtaactcataacgttactaccatgcatgaatctgcaggtagctaaagctaaccaactaggttcaatgttagctagctagctaaca
Proteins encoded:
- the LOC135511626 gene encoding homeobox protein HMX2-like, yielding MSTTEDNGSKCSSAPISTFTIQSILGKSSEKPRSGAKESSKGLQLARTRLLSVSSEEECSGGEDSADCFCSDPGHREPCNQHQPLNFSCLGATKGLISGQDGIARRPHLTQPLLQDYKEEQERPCNPMSPISEERQTDGADKQTNSSKKKTRTVFSRSQVYQLESTFDMKRYLSSSERACLASSLQLTETQVKTWFQNRRNKWKRQLSAELEAANMAHASAQTLVGMPLVFRDNSLLRVPVPRSIAFPTPLYYPGSSLQGLPLYNLYNKIEY